In a single window of the Sediminicoccus sp. KRV36 genome:
- the ileS gene encoding isoleucine--tRNA ligase yields the protein MNDAPESPARDYRKTVFLPQTAFPMKADLPNREPRLLAKWAAAESWKLLREKSAGRPQFVLHDGPPYANGPLHIGHALNKILKDVINRAAQMSGRDANYIPGWDCHGLPIEWKVEEEYRAKKVDKDQVPVLEFRAECRAYAQHWLGVQSEEFRRLGVAGDWAQRYATMDFASEAVIAEEIGRFLMNGSLYRGLRPVMWSPVEKTALAEAEIEYMDHVSPTLHALFRVERARGLPELVGSDVVIWTTTPWTMPGNRALAYGPEIQYALMHVDSVHDASLVRPGARLVVALALLPAFCAEAGIATHTLVRTFPGTAFEGAVCAAPLRGHAGAYAHEAIMLAGDYVTDDAGTGIVHIAPSHGEEDFALVVAHNRAHPEARIEIPECVGDDGTYTPQAPGFEGIHVFRAHEPVYAAMTALGTLAAKGKLNHSYPHSWRSKKPVIYRATPQWFIAMDDENQIRAKSLEAIAATHFVPDVGRNRIGSMVAGRPDWCISRQRAWGVPIAIFVEKRNGAVLRDAVVMQRIVDAFREEGADAWYQPGAAARFLGPDRNPDDYEQVMDIVDVWFESGSTHAFVLPPRGLNFPADLYLEGSDQHRGWFQSSLLESVGTRGVAPFKAILTHGFVMDENGRKMSKSLGNVTAPQEVTAKYGADILRLWVMNSDTSEDLRLGKNILEQQAELYRRMRNTLRWLLGNLAGFEESERVPLAEMPELERWVLHRLTELDMRLRKAVSDYDWNGVLPEIHAFCASDLSAFYFDIRKDSLYCDAAHALRRRAARTVLDHLHRCLCAWLAPVLVFTAEEAWLSRFGEAAGSIHLQDFPELPADWRDDALAERWVEIRRARKLITASLEDYRRDGLFGSSLQARLALTLPGTPALPAEEWAEILIASQVVLGEGEEVALDITLAPGAKCERCWRVLPEVGASAAHPTLCLRCEAVVEG from the coding sequence ATGAACGACGCCCCTGAATCACCCGCGCGCGATTACCGCAAGACGGTCTTCCTGCCGCAGACCGCCTTCCCCATGAAGGCCGATCTGCCGAACCGCGAGCCCAGATTGCTAGCCAAATGGGCCGCCGCGGAAAGCTGGAAGCTGCTGCGGGAAAAATCCGCGGGGCGCCCGCAATTCGTGCTGCATGATGGTCCGCCCTACGCCAATGGCCCGCTGCATATCGGGCACGCGCTGAACAAGATCCTGAAGGACGTGATCAACCGCGCGGCGCAGATGTCGGGCCGGGATGCCAACTACATCCCCGGCTGGGACTGCCACGGCCTGCCGATCGAATGGAAGGTCGAGGAGGAATACCGCGCGAAGAAGGTGGACAAGGACCAAGTCCCCGTCCTCGAATTCCGCGCGGAATGCCGGGCTTATGCGCAGCACTGGCTCGGCGTACAATCTGAGGAATTCCGCCGCCTCGGCGTCGCTGGGGACTGGGCGCAGCGCTACGCCACCATGGATTTCGCCTCCGAGGCGGTGATCGCCGAGGAAATCGGCCGCTTCCTGATGAATGGCTCGCTCTATCGCGGCCTCCGGCCCGTGATGTGGAGCCCGGTCGAGAAGACGGCGCTGGCCGAGGCCGAGATCGAATACATGGATCACGTCTCGCCCACGCTGCACGCGCTGTTCCGTGTGGAGCGGGCGCGGGGGCTGCCGGAACTGGTCGGCAGCGATGTGGTGATCTGGACGACGACGCCCTGGACCATGCCGGGCAACCGGGCCCTCGCCTATGGGCCTGAGATCCAATACGCGCTGATGCATGTGGACAGCGTGCATGACGCATCGCTCGTCCGGCCCGGCGCGCGGCTGGTGGTGGCGCTCGCCCTGCTGCCGGCCTTCTGTGCCGAAGCCGGCATCGCGACCCACACGCTGGTCAGGACCTTCCCCGGCACGGCCTTCGAGGGGGCCGTCTGCGCCGCGCCGCTGCGGGGCCATGCGGGCGCCTATGCGCATGAGGCCATCATGCTGGCCGGCGACTACGTGACCGATGATGCCGGCACCGGCATCGTCCATATCGCGCCCAGCCATGGCGAGGAGGATTTCGCCCTCGTCGTCGCGCATAACCGCGCCCACCCCGAGGCGCGCATCGAAATCCCCGAATGCGTCGGCGATGACGGCACCTACACGCCACAGGCGCCGGGCTTCGAGGGCATCCACGTCTTTCGCGCGCATGAACCCGTCTATGCCGCGATGACGGCCCTCGGCACGCTGGCGGCCAAGGGCAAGCTGAACCACAGCTATCCGCATTCCTGGCGTTCCAAGAAGCCCGTGATCTACCGCGCGACGCCGCAATGGTTCATCGCCATGGATGACGAGAACCAGATCCGCGCGAAGTCGCTGGAGGCGATTGCCGCCACGCATTTCGTGCCCGATGTGGGGCGCAACCGCATCGGCTCCATGGTGGCCGGCCGGCCGGATTGGTGCATCAGCCGGCAGCGCGCCTGGGGCGTGCCCATCGCCATCTTCGTCGAGAAGCGCAACGGCGCCGTGCTGCGCGATGCGGTGGTGATGCAGCGCATCGTGGATGCCTTCCGCGAGGAAGGCGCCGATGCCTGGTATCAGCCCGGCGCTGCCGCGCGCTTCCTGGGCCCGGACCGCAATCCGGACGATTACGAGCAGGTGATGGACATCGTGGATGTCTGGTTCGAGAGCGGCTCCACCCACGCTTTCGTGCTGCCGCCGCGCGGGCTGAATTTCCCCGCGGATCTCTACCTCGAAGGCTCGGACCAGCATCGTGGCTGGTTCCAGTCCTCCTTGCTTGAATCGGTCGGCACGCGGGGTGTCGCCCCCTTCAAGGCGATTCTCACCCATGGCTTCGTCATGGATGAGAATGGCCGCAAGATGTCCAAATCCCTTGGCAATGTGACCGCCCCGCAGGAGGTCACGGCCAAGTATGGCGCCGATATCCTGCGGCTCTGGGTGATGAATTCCGATACCTCGGAAGACCTTCGCCTGGGCAAGAACATCCTGGAGCAGCAGGCCGAGCTGTATCGGCGCATGCGCAACACGCTCCGCTGGCTGCTCGGCAACCTCGCCGGCTTCGAGGAGAGCGAGCGCGTGCCCCTGGCCGAGATGCCGGAGCTGGAGCGCTGGGTGCTGCACCGGCTGACGGAACTGGATATGCGGCTGCGCAAGGCAGTCAGCGATTACGACTGGAATGGCGTGCTGCCCGAGATCCACGCCTTCTGCGCCAGCGATCTCAGCGCCTTCTACTTCGATATCCGCAAGGACAGCCTGTATTGCGACGCGGCCCATGCGCTGCGCCGCCGTGCGGCCCGCACCGTGCTGGATCACCTGCATCGCTGCCTCTGCGCCTGGCTGGCACCCGTGCTGGTCTTCACGGCGGAGGAAGCCTGGCTCTCGCGCTTCGGCGAGGCGGCGGGAAGCATCCATCTGCAGGATTTCCCGGAACTGCCGGCGGATTGGCGTGACGATGCGCTGGCCGAGCGCTGGGTGGAAATCCGCCGCGCCCGCAAGCTGATCACCGCCAGCCTGGAGGATTACCGCCGCGATGGGCTGTTCGGCTCCTCTCTCCAGGCGCGGCTCGCGCTGACCCTGCCGGGCACGCCAGCTCTCCCGGCCGAGGAGTGGGCGGAAATCCTCATCGCCTCGCAGGTGGTGCTGGGCGAGGGGGAGGAGGTCGCACTCGATATCACCCTCGCACCCGGCGCGAAATGTGAGCGCTGCTGGCGCGTCCTGCCCGAGGTTGGCGCTTCGGCCGCGCATCCGACACTGTGCCTGCGCTGCGAAGCCGTGGTGGAAGGCTGA
- the lspA gene encoding signal peptidase II has protein sequence MAPALRSGLIFAALLLIADQASKFWILEVIALPEIRNIPLIEVGPLGLDLTMVWNRGVTFGLFSGEGAWNHLILAALALVVAGFLLRWLARSETRLVTYALGAVIGGAVGNVIDRIRFGAVVDFVDVHAWGWHWYVFNVADAAIVCGVLALVADALIRPETKRKEAP, from the coding sequence ATGGCACCGGCGCTGCGCAGCGGCCTGATCTTCGCGGCCCTGCTGCTGATCGCGGACCAGGCCAGCAAGTTCTGGATCCTGGAGGTGATCGCGCTGCCGGAAATCCGCAACATTCCGCTGATTGAGGTCGGGCCGCTGGGGCTTGATCTCACCATGGTCTGGAACCGGGGCGTGACCTTCGGACTCTTCTCGGGGGAGGGGGCTTGGAACCACCTGATCCTGGCGGCGCTGGCCTTGGTGGTCGCGGGTTTTCTGCTGCGCTGGCTGGCGCGCTCGGAAACGCGCCTCGTCACCTATGCGCTGGGTGCGGTGATCGGCGGGGCGGTCGGCAATGTGATTGACCGCATCCGCTTCGGCGCCGTGGTGGATTTCGTGGATGTTCACGCCTGGGGCTGGCACTGGTATGTGTTCAACGTCGCGGATGCCGCGATTGTCTGTGGCGTACTGGCCCTGGTGGCGGATGCCTTGATCCGGCCCGAAACCAAGCGCAAAGAGGCACCATGA
- a CDS encoding DUF3035 domain-containing protein, with product MKILSPILLLAPLLLVGCGDSARTFGLTRDAPDEFQVTTRAPLSMPPSLGQLPTPRPGASRPQELSAREQAESTLVPGSFSAGQRAGQSSGERALLSSTGTNVPDGIRDRVDEESMRLERVNRSIVDQALFWRPTPEPGIPVDAARESQRLRENAALGRGLSEGQTPIIQPQRRTWMDSLRFW from the coding sequence ATGAAGATTCTATCGCCGATCCTTCTCCTGGCACCCCTCCTCCTGGTCGGCTGCGGCGATAGCGCCCGCACCTTCGGCCTGACGCGCGATGCGCCGGACGAGTTCCAGGTGACGACGCGCGCGCCACTCTCCATGCCGCCGAGCCTCGGCCAGTTGCCGACGCCGCGGCCTGGCGCCAGCCGCCCGCAGGAACTCAGCGCGCGCGAACAGGCGGAATCCACGTTGGTGCCGGGCAGCTTCAGCGCCGGCCAGCGCGCCGGCCAATCCTCCGGCGAACGCGCGCTGCTCTCCTCGACCGGCACCAATGTGCCCGATGGCATCCGCGACCGCGTGGATGAGGAAAGCATGCGGCTTGAGCGGGTCAATCGCAGCATCGTGGACCAGGCGCTATTCTGGCGCCCAACGCCCGAACCCGGCATCCCCGTGGACGCAGCCCGCGAATCGCAGCGCCTGCGTGAAAATGCCGCACTTGGCCGCGGCCTCTCCGAAGGGCAGACGCCGATCATCCAGCCACAGCGCCGGACCTGGATGGACTCGCTGCGCTTCTGGTGA